A region of Ornithodoros turicata isolate Travis chromosome 5, ASM3712646v1, whole genome shotgun sequence DNA encodes the following proteins:
- the LOC135395431 gene encoding ovalbumin-related protein X-like has protein sequence MVLLAFVLVAVASLFGASAEPNEDVVRLAGANNILGIGLLKGIPATGNHVFLSPYSISTAMAMVYNGAGGVTERELANVLGYEASGLRGRVPVLSALLHLLQDRSHQSQGITLEVANAVLTDKTHRLLESYKRDLYDVFQARYGEVDFSKENALVVSQVNQWVSTKTRGKIENFLSELPEDTVLLILNAVYFKGDWANKFQAARTKKLPFYNHGKTATPVDTMSRDGEYLYANDEEMNVNVVELPYRDGDFSMVIFLPHEKDGLRRVLINLTANALDKAMSNLQRREVHLKVPKFKLESKYSLVAALKGLGAKSLFGQSTNLTGISGTERLYVSDVLHDAMVEVNEEGSEAAGATGVVFTLKSSFQPSSVDMHVDHPFLFCIRNRVTKLILFLGVVNKL, from the coding sequence ATGGTGCTCCTTGCTTTTGTGCTCGTCGCTGTCGCTTCTCTGTTCGGCGCCTCAGCTGAGCCCAATGAGGACGTCGTGCGTTTAGCTGGAGCGAACAACATCCTCGGTATTGGTCTACTGAAAGGTATCCCAGCAACCGGCAACCATGTTTTTCTTTCGCCGTACAGCATCAGCACCGCCATGGCTATGGTCTACAATGGTGCCGGAGGCGTCACAGAGCGAGAGCTTGCCAACGTTCTCGGTTACGAGGCGAGCGGACTACGTGGACGGGTTCCTGTGTTATCAGCTTTGCTGCATCTACTCCAGGACAGGAGCCATCAAAGTCAGGGCATCACATTAGAAGTTGCAAACGCTGTCCTGACAGACAAGACGCATCGCCTGCTGGAAAGCTACAAGCGAGATCTCTACGATGTATTTCAAGCCAGATACGGGGAAGTAGATTTCTCGAAGGAAAACGCCCTGGTGGTTTCTCAAGTCAACCAGTGGGTATCAACAAAGACACGTGGCAAGATCGAGAACTTCCTCAGTGAGTTGCCCGAGGACACTGTTCTACTTATCCTGAACGCGGTCTACTTTAAAGGAGATTGGGCTAACAAGTTTCAGGCTGCAAGAACAAAGAAGCTTCCGTTTTACAACCATGGTAAGACCGCAACGCCGGTCGACACCATGTCTCGAGACGGGGAATACCTGTACGCCAATGACGAAGAAATGAATGTCAACGTCGTTGAACTCCCGTACAGAGATGGTGACTTCAGCATGGTCATCTTTCTTCCGCACGAAAAGGATGGACTGCGCAGAGTTCTGATAAACCTTACGGCGAATGCGTTGGACAAAGCTATGAGTAATTTACAAAGAAGAGAGGTCCACTTAAAGGTTCCCAAATTCAAGCTCGAGTCTAAGTACAGTCTGGTTGCAGCGTTAAAGGGTCTTGGTGCCAAATCGCTTTTCGGACAATCCACGAACTTGACAGGCATCAGTGGCACAGAGAGGCTGTACGTGTCTGACGTGCTGCACGATGCAATGGTAGAAGTCAATGAAGAAGGCAGTGAGGCAGCGGGTGCCACCGGAGTTGTTTTCACACTAAAATCATCATTCCAGCCAAGCTCTGTTGACATGCACGTTGATCATCCGTTCTTGTTCTGCATCCGTAATAGGGTTACCAAACTGATACTGTTTTTGGGTGTCGTTAATAAGCTGTGA
- the LOC135395430 gene encoding keratin-associated protein 19-2-like, with product MTASLEMSLSAPNFCKRRRTGVSSMSGLSTFAILALVSALILLLEPPQALATRRRFGGFGRGLGGYRGLGRYGGYGGYGDIGGYGGYGGLGGGYGGGYGGIGDYGGLGINDGIGGYGGYGGGYGGYGGFGRRRRYFGRRLGYGYGDSDIGYGGYGGGYGGGYGGGYGGGYGGGYGGGPFYG from the exons ATGACAGCGTCTTTGGAAATGTCCTTGTCTGCTCCAAACTTCTGCAAACGTCGTCGGACTGGAGTGTCAAG CATGTCTGGCTTGTCGACTTTTGCGATTCTGGCTCTGGTTAGTGCCTTGATTCTGTTACTGGAGCCACCGCAAGCCTTGGCAACCAGGCGGAGATTCGGTGGCTTTGGAAGGGGACTTGGAGGCTATAGGGGCTTAGGACGTTACGGCGGTTACGGAGGCTACGGAGACATCGGCGGTTACGGTGGCTATGGCGGCTTAGGTGGTGGATATGGAGGTGGATATGGAGGTATCGGAGATTACGGCGGCCTCGGTATAAATGATGGCATCGGCGGATATGGCGGATACGGAGGAGGGTATGGCGGCTACGGTGGCTTCGGTCGGCGTCGCCGCTATTTTGGCCGTAGACTCGGCTATGGCTACGGAGACTCTGACATCGGGTATGGTGGATATGGTGGCGGCTACGGTGGTGGCTACGGTGGAGGCTACGGTGGCGGCTACGGTGGCGGCTATGGTGGCGGCCCTTTCTATGGTTGA